A single genomic interval of Bacteroidales bacterium harbors:
- a CDS encoding NUDIX domain-containing protein, protein MRSIIPNLSVDCVVFGFDYKKLNVLLTKRELKDPETGKILFTDYTVQGHHMLENENIDQAAIRVLRDKSGLKDIYLEQFYAFGDTDRMLRERDQLWTKKAYPMVSEHVISIGYYSLVDSSKVNPDEQHQETRWFPVDELPELGFDHEKIIQKALSCLRVKLSREPIGFELLPERFTLTQMQTLYEIVLGTKFDRRNFRKKVAQMKYVIPLNKRQNGAARKPAQEFIFSRDVYERTKKDKLGFTI, encoded by the coding sequence ATGAGATCAATTATTCCAAACTTATCAGTTGATTGCGTGGTATTTGGTTTCGATTACAAGAAACTGAATGTGTTATTAACAAAGCGTGAATTGAAAGACCCGGAAACTGGTAAAATCCTATTTACTGATTATACAGTTCAGGGGCACCATATGCTTGAAAATGAAAATATCGATCAAGCTGCCATCAGGGTGCTTAGAGATAAATCCGGACTCAAAGACATATACCTGGAACAATTTTATGCGTTTGGAGACACCGATCGAATGCTCAGAGAACGAGACCAGTTATGGACCAAAAAAGCTTATCCCATGGTCTCGGAACATGTGATTTCAATCGGTTATTACTCTCTGGTTGATAGCTCAAAGGTGAATCCTGACGAGCAGCACCAGGAAACCCGGTGGTTTCCTGTAGACGAACTGCCTGAGTTGGGATTTGATCATGAGAAAATCATTCAAAAAGCTTTAAGTTGTCTTCGCGTCAAACTTAGCAGGGAACCGATAGGTTTCGAACTTTTACCGGAGAGATTTACCTTAACACAAATGCAAACACTTTATGAAATCGTGTTGGGTACCAAATTTGACCGTCGCAATTTCAGGAAAAAGGTCGCACAAATGAAATACGTGATCCCCCTGAATAAAAGACAGAATGGTGCGGCCCGTAAGCCTGCCCAAGAATTTATATTCAGCAGGGATGTTTATGAACGAACAAAAAAAGATAAGTTAGGCTTCACCATTTGA
- a CDS encoding nitronate monooxygenase, whose translation MQGLQIGDMHVKLPIIQGGMGVAVSLSGLAAAVANEGGIGVISAAGIGMSEPDYMKNFLEANKRALRTQIRKARSLTKGILGVNIMMALTDHEGLIRVALEEKIDIIIMGAGLPLKIPAMIASSGIDSHHTKLAIKVSSAKAARLIFQYWSSKYNRIPDAVVIEGPLAGGHLGFKKEELKKDLVPLATLIKETVKIIKPFEEQFAKEVPVIAAGGIYTGYDIYDIMKVGAKGVKMGTRFVTTHECDASLAFKESYLACKKEDITIIDSPVGLPGRVIYNDFVGQIRLGKTKPFKCTWHCLSSCDFKQAPYCIAQVLFNSARGKMAEGFAFSGTNGYRASKLQYVSDVMKELAWEYNIQKAGALLLKSSLAVPV comes from the coding sequence ATGCAAGGATTGCAAATAGGTGATATGCATGTGAAGCTTCCGATAATCCAGGGAGGCATGGGTGTTGCAGTATCACTATCGGGTTTGGCCGCAGCTGTAGCCAATGAAGGTGGAATTGGTGTAATCTCAGCAGCAGGAATTGGAATGAGTGAGCCCGATTATATGAAAAATTTTCTCGAAGCCAATAAACGGGCTTTAAGAACCCAGATAAGGAAAGCAAGAAGTCTGACCAAGGGTATATTGGGAGTAAATATAATGATGGCATTAACTGATCATGAGGGTCTGATAAGAGTAGCTCTTGAAGAGAAAATTGATATCATCATTATGGGTGCCGGATTGCCCTTGAAAATCCCTGCTATGATTGCCAGTTCGGGAATTGATAGTCATCATACCAAATTGGCAATAAAAGTATCATCAGCAAAAGCTGCCAGGCTGATATTCCAGTATTGGTCAAGCAAATATAATCGTATTCCCGATGCCGTAGTTATTGAAGGGCCTCTCGCGGGTGGTCATCTTGGATTCAAAAAAGAAGAGTTGAAAAAAGATCTTGTGCCTCTCGCTACACTTATAAAAGAGACTGTAAAAATAATTAAGCCTTTTGAAGAGCAATTTGCGAAAGAGGTTCCGGTTATAGCTGCAGGAGGCATTTATACAGGTTATGATATTTATGACATTATGAAGGTTGGCGCAAAGGGAGTAAAAATGGGAACCCGTTTTGTTACAACCCATGAGTGCGATGCCTCTTTAGCCTTTAAAGAGAGTTATCTCGCTTGTAAAAAAGAAGATATCACTATTATTGATAGTCCGGTCGGATTACCCGGCCGTGTTATTTATAATGATTTTGTCGGACAAATACGATTGGGTAAAACCAAACCTTTTAAATGTACCTGGCATTGTCTAAGTTCGTGTGATTTTAAACAGGCTCCTTATTGTATTGCCCAGGTTTTGTTTAATTCAGCACGGGGCAAAATGGCGGAAGGATTTGCATTTTCCGGCACAAACGGATACAGAGCGAGCAAATTGCAATATGTATCAGACGTAATGAAAGAATTAGCCTGGGAATATAATATACAGAAAGCTGGAGCTTTATTACTAAAATCTTCTTTGGCAGTTCCTGTTTAA
- a CDS encoding GEVED domain-containing protein, translating into MKTLKIFCSFVIFSFLSITLLAQGPLLFDKLNTRVDNLGYWKAAAEHGLTMPNPQRSAPPAIYTGSEIRAVSVITEDSPDVLLISGNTSQSENSVFVNPNDDNNPLNSNNSTNQPSGNITFYGADYLYSFDGGETWGGSILGAGVSNSGDPTTAIGSNGRYHVGFINNSYGMSVAHSDNQGSTWISVVCANNPGGSGLDKNHLWIDNSPTSPYEGNLYNAWTAFGGSNNNDIEISRSTNDGDTWSPVINVSQIINAGSHSQGVNIQTGPNGEVYAAFTIYDSWPSDEDAIGLARSFDGGQTYESFRIIDNIRGIRSSGVGKTMRVNSFPVMAADISTGPNRGNLYVTWTNIGYPGINSGNDADIYMIRSEDNGTTWSDPVRVNQDPSGQGKKHYFGWITSDPATGTLSMIWYDDRNVGGTQVEAFCGNSYDGGDTWEDFKVSDVAFTPSPIPGLASQYMGDYLGISARNGKVYPVWTDNRTGTALTYTSPYETSTMVAPSGLIAQLNEETGAVNLTWTHNIGPTFDHYNIYRGLQLIGTTTFPFYYDVLPAYGNYRYSVTAYYTIEGESAPAIADVQWGNAQAQVEPEAIEAFVLPEESTSVVMGLSNVGELPLEYESGFSLPGDALRDTKAYCNGIGGCGESISGVTYGDVSNFSGCNGYEDFTGLSYLLSRGESVDITVYNSTNIYPEDVCGIWVDWNQNESFLDDPPVTVSGSPGPGPYTATITVPDDAKNGTTRFRIRIKRGGTLSPCGLATNGEVEDYSINVLGWVSASPMAGTIQAGESQDITFNFDASGLGVGTYNANYTIFSNDPDSSEIIVPVTMHVETVSVTVTADKDSICFGGSTTLHANIIGGSGTFTYSWTSDPPGFTSSESDPLVAPLVTTAYFVEVSDGNVILTDEITITVVNLPEIDLGEDVAVCESGEAVFDAGAGIATYLWSNGQTGQSITVTDAGIYWVEVANDYGCSKRDSVAFIINPLPMIGLGADQNFCEGSSVMLDAGTGFESYLWNTGATSYNISTNEPGEYWVEVTDANSCSNRDTIILTMVPQPLVNLGDDQTFCEGTSVTLNGGTGFTSYLWSTGETSSSINTGEPGEYWVEITDMNDCSNRDTIVLTMDPLPVAPEITSGPSSVDNFLNPSSDFTSSASTYATSYEWRLEPAEAGSISGTGTTAQVTWSSGFTGTAHVSVKGKNDCGAGSYSQSYAVNVYSSQGIGDKNVISGVKLFPNPNDGVFTFQLHSGKEQEIRLQISTSGGNQILDSKESIPVGLYQKSFNLSTLPGGTYYLVVSDSHDRMLSRQQIVVQ; encoded by the coding sequence ATGAAAACCTTAAAAATCTTTTGCTCGTTTGTGATTTTCAGCTTCCTTAGCATCACACTATTGGCCCAGGGGCCATTACTGTTCGATAAACTGAATACCCGCGTTGATAATTTGGGTTACTGGAAAGCTGCTGCCGAACATGGCCTGACCATGCCTAACCCGCAACGAAGTGCTCCCCCTGCTATATACACCGGTAGTGAGATCCGCGCGGTTTCTGTCATCACAGAGGACTCTCCTGATGTCCTGCTCATCTCCGGAAACACTTCCCAAAGCGAGAATTCCGTATTCGTAAACCCGAATGATGATAATAATCCCCTCAATTCGAATAATTCCACGAACCAGCCGAGTGGCAACATCACCTTTTACGGCGCTGACTATTTATACTCTTTTGACGGGGGCGAAACCTGGGGCGGCTCTATCCTGGGAGCCGGTGTATCCAATTCCGGCGACCCGACTACTGCCATCGGCTCAAATGGACGTTACCATGTTGGCTTTATCAATAACTCATACGGAATGTCTGTCGCTCATTCAGACAACCAGGGTTCAACGTGGATCTCTGTAGTTTGTGCAAATAACCCGGGAGGCAGCGGACTGGATAAAAACCATCTGTGGATCGATAACAGTCCCACCAGTCCATACGAAGGCAACCTTTATAACGCCTGGACAGCTTTCGGAGGTTCAAATAATAACGATATTGAAATCTCCCGTTCCACCAATGACGGGGATACCTGGAGCCCGGTCATCAATGTCAGCCAAATCATTAATGCCGGAAGCCATTCGCAGGGCGTGAATATCCAGACCGGACCGAATGGTGAGGTTTATGCCGCCTTCACCATTTACGACAGCTGGCCTTCTGATGAAGATGCCATTGGCCTGGCCCGTTCCTTCGATGGCGGGCAGACCTATGAATCATTCCGTATTATCGATAATATCAGGGGTATCCGCAGCAGTGGTGTTGGTAAAACTATGAGGGTCAATTCTTTTCCAGTCATGGCAGCCGACATCAGTACCGGGCCTAACCGGGGAAATTTATATGTCACCTGGACTAATATAGGTTACCCGGGAATTAATAGTGGTAATGACGCAGATATTTACATGATCCGTTCTGAAGATAACGGGACTACCTGGTCAGATCCTGTCCGTGTAAACCAGGATCCCTCCGGCCAGGGCAAGAAACATTACTTCGGCTGGATTACCTCTGATCCGGCAACAGGAACACTGAGCATGATATGGTATGATGACCGTAATGTTGGAGGTACCCAGGTGGAAGCGTTTTGCGGCAATTCATATGACGGAGGAGATACATGGGAAGATTTTAAGGTCAGCGATGTTGCCTTTACGCCATCCCCTATCCCCGGGCTTGCAAGTCAGTATATGGGAGACTACCTTGGAATATCGGCCAGGAACGGTAAAGTTTACCCGGTATGGACCGATAACCGGACCGGTACAGCATTGACTTATACGTCACCCTATGAAACCAGCACGATGGTAGCACCGTCTGGCCTCATTGCCCAGTTAAATGAAGAAACCGGGGCCGTTAACCTGACCTGGACCCATAATATCGGTCCGACATTTGACCACTATAACATTTACCGGGGTCTTCAGCTTATCGGGACGACCACATTTCCCTTTTATTACGATGTTCTTCCTGCTTATGGCAATTATCGGTACTCGGTGACGGCATATTATACTATTGAAGGTGAATCAGCACCGGCTATTGCCGATGTTCAGTGGGGCAATGCCCAGGCACAGGTGGAGCCGGAAGCTATTGAAGCTTTTGTTTTACCGGAAGAAAGCACCTCTGTCGTCATGGGATTATCAAACGTAGGCGAGCTTCCGTTGGAATACGAGTCAGGCTTCAGTTTGCCCGGCGATGCGCTTCGTGACACCAAAGCGTACTGTAATGGGATCGGCGGCTGCGGTGAAAGCATCAGTGGGGTAACATATGGCGATGTCAGCAACTTTTCTGGTTGTAATGGTTATGAAGATTTCACCGGTTTGAGCTACCTGCTATCAAGAGGAGAATCTGTTGATATTACGGTTTATAACAGTACAAACATTTACCCTGAAGATGTATGCGGCATCTGGGTCGATTGGAACCAGAACGAAAGTTTCCTTGACGATCCACCTGTTACGGTCAGCGGCTCGCCTGGCCCGGGACCTTATACCGCCACCATTACCGTTCCGGATGATGCCAAAAACGGCACCACGCGCTTCCGGATCAGGATCAAACGCGGCGGGACCCTCAGCCCTTGCGGACTTGCTACTAACGGCGAAGTGGAGGATTATTCCATCAACGTGTTGGGTTGGGTTTCTGCCAGTCCTATGGCAGGGACCATCCAGGCGGGAGAAAGCCAGGATATCACCTTTAATTTCGATGCAAGCGGGCTTGGTGTCGGAACTTACAATGCCAATTACACCATTTTCAGCAACGACCCTGATAGCAGCGAAATCATTGTCCCCGTTACCATGCATGTTGAAACGGTATCTGTTACCGTAACAGCAGACAAAGACAGCATTTGCTTCGGCGGCTCGACTACATTGCATGCCAATATTATCGGCGGCTCCGGAACTTTCACCTATTCATGGACTTCTGATCCTCCCGGATTTACATCTTCTGAATCCGATCCGCTGGTTGCTCCGCTTGTAACTACGGCTTACTTTGTGGAAGTCAGTGATGGCAATGTAATCCTGACAGATGAGATAACCATTACCGTGGTCAATCTGCCGGAAATCGACCTTGGAGAAGACGTGGCAGTGTGTGAAAGCGGAGAAGCGGTATTCGATGCCGGGGCAGGCATTGCAACCTATTTGTGGAGCAATGGCCAGACAGGCCAGTCAATAACCGTGACTGACGCCGGTATCTACTGGGTAGAAGTGGCAAACGATTATGGCTGTTCCAAAAGGGATTCGGTTGCATTTATCATCAACCCGCTTCCGATGATTGGCCTGGGCGCCGATCAGAATTTCTGTGAAGGTTCGTCCGTTATGCTTGATGCAGGCACCGGTTTTGAATCCTACTTATGGAATACCGGCGCTACCAGTTATAATATCAGCACCAATGAACCCGGGGAATACTGGGTGGAAGTGACAGATGCGAATAGCTGTTCCAACCGCGATACTATCATACTGACCATGGTTCCGCAACCGTTAGTGAACCTCGGTGATGATCAGACATTCTGTGAAGGCACTTCTGTTACGCTCAATGGAGGCACCGGTTTCACTTCTTATTTGTGGAGTACGGGTGAAACCAGTTCTTCCATCAACACCGGCGAGCCCGGGGAATACTGGGTGGAAATAACAGATATGAACGATTGTTCCAACCGCGACACTATCGTTCTGACCATGGACCCGCTGCCGGTAGCACCGGAAATCACCTCCGGGCCATCTTCGGTGGATAATTTCCTGAACCCGTCATCTGATTTCACTTCATCGGCCAGTACTTATGCCACCTCCTATGAATGGCGGTTGGAACCCGCTGAAGCCGGTAGTATTTCCGGCACGGGGACTACAGCACAGGTGACCTGGTCATCAGGTTTCACCGGGACAGCCCATGTATCGGTAAAAGGTAAGAATGATTGCGGTGCAGGCAGCTACTCCCAGTCATATGCTGTTAATGTCTACTCTTCACAGGGAATTGGCGATAAAAATGTCATTTCCGGCGTAAAACTATTCCCCAACCCGAATGACGGGGTATTTACCTTCCAGTTACATTCGGGGAAAGAACAGGAAATCAGGTTACAGATCAGTACTTCGGGTGGCAACCAGATCCTGGACAGCAAGGAAAGTATTCCAGTGGGGCTTTATCAGAAAAGCTTCAACCTGAGCACTCTCCCCGGAGGGACATATTACCTGGTCGTAAGTGATTCACATGACAGGATGCTGAGCAGGCAGCAGATTGTGGTACAATAA
- a CDS encoding TonB-dependent receptor: MAKKFLLVAGILLFSVSVTLTAQQYNYSGTVQSNDGAPLPGVNVIEKGTTNGTITDINGKFILPSSHESLVLTFSIIGYTTYEREMKQGEIVEISLGESVVGLDEVVVVGYGTQKRANITGAISNMNSEQLNAVPVTTVGEALQGRMAGVSVTNNSGSPGSGLKVVIRGVGTNGSAQPLYVVDGIRTNNIDNIEPYDVESIEVLKDAASAAIYGADAANGVILITTKKGGKPIGKAGGLVNYDFQIGMQSIGKYTHPMDASSYATWVNEANVGVEIPTNSSINTNWMDEITQNAMVQRHHLAFSKTTNLGSYYISGSYMNQDGVVGGDKSNFERYNLRTNVTQQVKSWLKVGTNLAYYHFKRNAITEDDEFGGLIASGLMLDPLTPVIYEGNLSDNAQGALDAGYTLVQNGDGMYFGVSDYVKGEIANPLAQLQVAKGTTKQDKFMGNIYAILGGEAWKGVSFTTRASIDVANQLFHTWYPTFWYSSERMNTQTSVRDNTDAWSTWMWENFLTYDTTFNKKHHINIIAGMSAQESTHKYLTTFSGPMFAEGDNYAEHGGVEIDGKVSGSLEDKKLVSYFGRASYEYDGRYLVSLIFRRDGTSLLGTNNRWGNFPSVSAGWIVTGEKFWNVDFIDFLKIRASWGQNGMLSGLGPDQFRALITTSGLKYPKPGGGFYTGAEPELLANPELVWATSDQVDIGLDMYMWANRLSFGFDYFNKTTKDLLTPGTPPPSVGNYAPFVNAGDVTNKGLEFEIGLRNYESAFRYDMNLNMTWINNEVTYLNPLLDRVSGNTVGTGWTATWMELNQPVWYFRGYKTDGIFQNQQQIDTYKEANGGLAGYNPVPGDPIVVNTNGDNLINNEDQTYIGDPHPHFMWGAIFNFAYHGFDLRFFLQGVHGQDVLLGWNRYDRSTSNRPQFFFDERWTSEGSTNERPRADQSNPFIYNSDLMVYKGSYVRIRQIQLGYTLPGSVMNKLKMQNLRFYVSLDDFFTFTNYPGMDPEAGSADDNSQGIDRGLYPTPRTFIFGLTCSF, translated from the coding sequence ATGGCAAAAAAATTCCTTTTAGTTGCGGGAATTCTGTTGTTTAGTGTATCTGTTACATTGACTGCACAGCAGTACAACTATTCAGGAACCGTTCAAAGTAATGACGGTGCTCCTTTACCTGGTGTTAATGTTATCGAAAAAGGAACAACCAATGGAACGATAACAGACATCAATGGTAAATTCATCCTCCCTTCATCCCATGAATCCCTGGTATTGACTTTCTCAATTATAGGTTATACTACCTATGAAAGAGAAATGAAGCAGGGAGAAATCGTTGAAATCTCTTTGGGTGAAAGTGTAGTAGGCCTGGATGAGGTAGTCGTAGTTGGATATGGTACCCAAAAACGTGCGAACATAACAGGTGCCATATCAAACATGAATTCCGAACAGCTCAACGCTGTCCCGGTTACCACAGTGGGTGAGGCATTGCAAGGTCGAATGGCGGGTGTCAGTGTCACTAATAACTCTGGTTCACCAGGATCAGGATTGAAGGTCGTGATCCGCGGTGTTGGAACTAATGGTAGCGCGCAGCCACTTTATGTGGTCGACGGAATCAGGACCAATAACATCGATAATATTGAACCTTATGATGTTGAGTCCATCGAGGTACTGAAAGATGCTGCATCTGCAGCCATTTATGGGGCCGATGCCGCCAATGGTGTTATTCTCATCACTACCAAAAAAGGAGGAAAACCCATAGGAAAAGCAGGAGGCCTGGTAAACTATGATTTTCAGATCGGCATGCAGAGTATTGGTAAATATACACATCCAATGGATGCTTCAAGCTATGCCACGTGGGTAAATGAGGCTAATGTGGGTGTCGAAATTCCGACCAATAGTTCAATAAATACCAATTGGATGGATGAGATCACGCAAAATGCAATGGTACAAAGACATCACCTGGCTTTCAGTAAGACCACAAATTTGGGGTCTTACTATATATCAGGATCATACATGAATCAAGATGGAGTGGTCGGTGGTGATAAATCCAATTTCGAGCGTTATAACCTGCGTACCAATGTAACACAACAGGTTAAAAGTTGGTTGAAAGTCGGAACAAACTTAGCATATTATCATTTCAAGCGCAATGCCATTACAGAAGACGATGAATTCGGAGGGCTTATTGCTTCAGGGTTAATGCTTGATCCTCTTACACCGGTCATTTATGAAGGTAATTTGTCTGATAATGCACAAGGTGCGCTGGACGCTGGATACACACTTGTTCAAAACGGTGATGGAATGTATTTTGGCGTTTCAGATTATGTTAAAGGTGAGATCGCAAATCCGCTGGCCCAGTTGCAGGTCGCAAAAGGTACAACCAAGCAGGATAAATTTATGGGGAACATATATGCAATTCTGGGTGGTGAAGCATGGAAAGGAGTTTCTTTTACCACCAGGGCCAGTATTGATGTTGCTAACCAGTTGTTTCATACCTGGTATCCTACATTCTGGTACTCATCAGAAAGAATGAATACCCAGACCAGTGTAAGGGACAATACTGATGCTTGGTCCACCTGGATGTGGGAAAACTTCCTGACCTACGACACTACCTTTAATAAAAAGCACCACATTAATATAATTGCAGGTATGTCGGCCCAGGAATCCACGCATAAATATTTAACCACTTTCTCCGGACCCATGTTCGCCGAAGGAGACAATTATGCGGAGCATGGTGGTGTCGAAATTGATGGAAAAGTAAGTGGAAGTCTTGAGGACAAGAAACTTGTTTCCTACTTTGGACGGGCTTCTTATGAATATGATGGCAGGTATCTGGTGAGCTTAATTTTCCGTCGCGATGGAACTTCACTACTTGGAACAAATAACAGGTGGGGTAACTTTCCCTCGGTTTCTGCAGGCTGGATCGTTACCGGTGAGAAATTCTGGAATGTTGATTTCATCGATTTCCTGAAAATCAGGGCATCATGGGGGCAGAATGGTATGCTTTCAGGACTTGGACCTGATCAGTTCAGGGCGTTAATTACTACTTCAGGACTTAAATACCCAAAACCCGGTGGCGGTTTCTACACGGGCGCCGAACCGGAATTGTTGGCTAACCCCGAACTGGTTTGGGCTACCAGCGATCAAGTTGATATCGGTTTGGATATGTATATGTGGGCAAACAGATTGTCTTTTGGATTTGACTATTTTAACAAAACCACGAAAGATTTACTGACCCCAGGTACACCACCTCCTTCAGTAGGTAATTATGCACCTTTTGTAAATGCCGGTGACGTAACCAATAAAGGACTTGAATTTGAAATTGGTCTGAGGAATTATGAAAGCGCATTCAGGTATGATATGAATCTTAACATGACCTGGATAAATAACGAAGTCACTTACCTGAATCCTTTGCTCGACCGGGTATCCGGTAATACCGTTGGAACCGGATGGACAGCAACATGGATGGAATTGAATCAGCCGGTATGGTACTTCCGTGGATATAAAACCGATGGTATATTCCAGAACCAGCAGCAAATTGATACATACAAAGAAGCTAATGGCGGTTTAGCCGGTTACAATCCGGTACCGGGTGATCCCATTGTAGTAAATACAAATGGCGATAACCTGATCAATAATGAGGATCAGACTTATATCGGTGATCCGCATCCGCACTTTATGTGGGGTGCTATATTCAACTTTGCCTATCACGGATTCGACCTGAGGTTTTTCCTCCAGGGAGTTCATGGACAGGATGTCCTGCTGGGCTGGAACCGTTACGACAGGTCTACTTCCAACAGGCCTCAATTTTTCTTTGATGAGAGATGGACAAGCGAAGGCAGTACAAACGAACGGCCACGTGCTGACCAATCCAATCCTTTTATCTACAATAGTGACCTGATGGTATATAAAGGTTCCTACGTCAGGATCAGGCAAATCCAGTTAGGTTATACACTTCCGGGAAGTGTGATGAACAAATTGAAAATGCAAAACCTCAGGTTTTACGTGTCGCTGGATGATTTCTTCACCTTCACCAATTATCCGGGTATGGATCCCGAAGCAGGTTCAGCTGATGATAATAGCCAGGGCATAGACCGTGGATTATATCCAACACCCAGAACGTTTATTTTTGGGTTAACATGCTCTTTCTAA
- a CDS encoding RagB/SusD family nutrient uptake outer membrane protein: MKIKYKIMVVFAVILTITACKKDFLDVAPIGKMSEELFYKTDEDATKAIMATYDILQWMYARDWNSAYLVKTFPSDESNVGGGDSGDQPPYQELGNYTYGASNATITAVWQSNYFGIYRANKVINNVLPETDLRKQIIAEAKFLRAYYYFEIVSMFGKGPIILTDLAPSEYSQPFKSDAEIYAQIVIDLNEAIAGLPEKSEYAPEDVFRASKGAALSLLGKAYLYQEKWTEAAQTFEQVIASNKYQLQEDFSTLFLKESEFGVESIFEVSWVTTAGYDWGTFQWSGNRAMENNITWQLTGPRGDYFVAGETGLIGGWGFNYPRENAYQVFVDAGDVTRKPASILSLEDLRAQGGDWTNEESWGWDGYIRVKYGTRLDETNSEGGAVAELNYGTNLRLLRYADVLLMAAEANYRAGDNGKAVTYLNQVRQRANLASFQGDFFLALVKERQMELCFEGVRFLDLIRWGMAAEVLGPKGFAAGKNELYPIPQDEMRNNSKAEQNQGY, from the coding sequence ATGAAAATTAAATATAAAATAATGGTAGTCTTTGCAGTGATATTAACAATTACTGCCTGCAAAAAAGATTTTTTAGATGTAGCTCCGATCGGTAAAATGTCGGAAGAACTCTTTTACAAAACCGATGAAGATGCTACAAAAGCCATCATGGCAACTTACGATATCCTTCAATGGATGTATGCACGCGACTGGAACAGCGCATACCTTGTAAAAACTTTCCCTTCTGACGAATCAAATGTCGGAGGTGGAGATTCAGGTGACCAGCCGCCGTACCAGGAATTGGGAAATTACACTTATGGGGCCAGTAATGCTACCATTACAGCCGTATGGCAATCAAACTATTTTGGGATTTACAGGGCAAATAAAGTGATTAATAATGTCCTGCCTGAAACAGACCTCCGTAAACAAATAATTGCGGAAGCCAAATTCTTACGTGCTTACTACTATTTTGAAATTGTAAGTATGTTTGGGAAAGGACCTATAATTTTAACGGATCTCGCTCCAAGTGAATATAGCCAGCCCTTCAAATCAGATGCTGAAATTTATGCTCAGATCGTAATTGACCTGAATGAAGCAATTGCAGGTCTGCCGGAGAAAAGCGAATATGCCCCTGAAGATGTTTTCAGAGCTTCGAAAGGAGCTGCATTATCATTACTGGGAAAAGCTTACCTGTACCAGGAAAAATGGACTGAAGCTGCTCAAACATTTGAACAAGTGATCGCTTCGAATAAATACCAATTGCAGGAAGATTTCTCAACACTTTTCCTTAAAGAATCTGAATTTGGAGTTGAGTCAATTTTTGAAGTATCATGGGTTACTACCGCGGGATATGACTGGGGGACATTCCAATGGAGCGGTAACCGTGCCATGGAAAATAACATTACCTGGCAGCTTACGGGTCCGAGAGGTGACTATTTCGTGGCCGGAGAGACAGGGCTGATCGGAGGATGGGGATTTAACTATCCGAGGGAAAATGCCTACCAGGTGTTTGTTGATGCAGGAGACGTAACAAGAAAACCGGCATCCATTCTTTCTTTAGAAGACCTCCGTGCCCAGGGTGGTGATTGGACCAACGAAGAATCCTGGGGATGGGATGGCTATATTCGCGTAAAATACGGTACCAGGTTGGATGAAACCAATAGCGAGGGCGGAGCCGTGGCTGAACTGAATTATGGTACCAATCTCCGCCTGCTAAGGTATGCCGATGTTTTATTAATGGCTGCAGAAGCCAACTATCGGGCCGGCGATAACGGAAAAGCAGTAACCTATCTGAACCAGGTTCGGCAAAGAGCAAATCTGGCATCTTTTCAAGGGGATTTTTTCCTGGCACTTGTTAAAGAACGGCAAATGGAACTTTGCTTTGAGGGTGTGAGATTCCTGGACTTGATAAGATGGGGGATGGCAGCGGAGGTCTTGGGTCCAAAGGGATTTGCAGCCGGGAAAAATGAATTGTATCCCATCCCGCAAGATGAGATGAGGAACAATTCAAAAGCAGAACAGAATCAAGGCTATTAA
- a CDS encoding LytTR family transcriptional regulator translates to MLKFDFDMVIKLILTAIIPISGLIIINQNKMLRSHLKLAGDINKKLKDSKLRQEEIIYFNSDYQKDSLAIKVSLLLFIRSANNYIEVFWKEGDSVKNQMVRCSMAYAEELLKEHKFIVKCHRSFIVNINYIDRFEGNLHGYKLYFEYIDFPIPVSKNFASKLQELI, encoded by the coding sequence GTGCTGAAATTTGATTTCGATATGGTGATAAAGCTGATATTAACAGCTATTATCCCTATTTCAGGTCTCATCATTATTAACCAGAATAAAATGCTCCGTTCGCATTTGAAATTGGCTGGCGATATAAATAAAAAACTGAAAGACAGTAAGTTGAGACAGGAGGAAATCATATATTTTAATTCCGATTACCAAAAAGATAGTTTGGCAATAAAAGTTAGTTTGCTTTTGTTTATTCGTTCTGCCAATAATTACATTGAGGTTTTCTGGAAAGAGGGAGATTCTGTAAAAAATCAAATGGTTCGCTGCAGTATGGCTTATGCAGAAGAACTTTTAAAGGAGCATAAATTTATTGTAAAATGTCATCGTTCATTTATAGTGAATATCAATTACATTGACCGTTTTGAAGGGAATTTACATGGTTATAAACTCTATTTTGAATACATTGATTTCCCGATTCCCGTTTCGAAAAATTTCGCAAGCAAACTACAGGAATTAATTTAA